One stretch of Caldinitratiruptor microaerophilus DNA includes these proteins:
- the gap gene encoding type I glyceraldehyde-3-phosphate dehydrogenase — protein MPVRVGINGFGSIGRRFFRIAWDRPDIEVVAINDLTTPQTLAHLLQYDSNYGTWHVPVEAGEGELRVQGRPIRVLAEKEPGRLPWRELGVEVVVEATGRFTDATLARAHLDGGGAKKVIISAPAKNEDVTVVMGVNHHSYDPARHHVISNASCTTNCLAPVVHVLHREFGVEHGLMNTVHAYTNDQVVLDYPHRDLRRGRAAALSIIPTTTGAARAVALVIPELKGKLNGFALRVPVPVVSIVDFTCRVRRKVTADGVNERLRAAAEGDLRGILGFSDRPLVSVDYKGDPRSSIVDGLSTLVQGDDLVKVVAWYDNEWGYSSRLADLVTYIATRGL, from the coding sequence ATGCCTGTTCGCGTGGGGATCAACGGCTTCGGCAGCATCGGCCGGCGATTCTTCCGGATCGCCTGGGACCGGCCGGACATCGAGGTGGTGGCGATCAACGACCTGACCACCCCCCAGACGCTCGCGCACCTGCTCCAGTACGACTCGAACTACGGTACCTGGCACGTGCCCGTGGAGGCGGGCGAGGGCGAACTGCGGGTGCAGGGGCGCCCCATCCGCGTGCTGGCCGAGAAGGAGCCGGGGCGGCTGCCGTGGCGCGAGCTCGGGGTGGAGGTCGTCGTCGAGGCCACCGGCCGTTTCACTGACGCCACGCTCGCCCGGGCGCACCTGGACGGCGGGGGCGCGAAGAAGGTCATCATCTCGGCGCCCGCCAAGAACGAGGACGTGACGGTGGTCATGGGGGTCAACCACCACAGCTACGACCCTGCTCGCCACCACGTGATCTCCAACGCCTCCTGCACGACGAACTGCCTGGCGCCGGTCGTGCACGTCCTGCACCGGGAGTTCGGGGTCGAGCACGGCCTCATGAATACCGTGCACGCCTACACCAACGACCAGGTCGTCCTGGACTACCCGCACCGGGACCTGCGCCGAGGCCGGGCGGCGGCGCTGTCGATCATCCCGACGACCACGGGCGCCGCCCGGGCGGTCGCCCTCGTCATCCCCGAGCTCAAGGGGAAGCTCAACGGCTTCGCCCTGCGGGTACCGGTGCCGGTGGTCAGCATCGTCGACTTCACCTGCCGGGTGCGCCGCAAGGTGACCGCCGACGGGGTGAACGAGCGGCTGCGCGCCGCCGCGGAAGGGGATCTCCGGGGCATCCTCGGCTTCAGCGACCGGCCGCTGGTGTCGGTCGACTACAAGGGCGACCCGCGGTCCTCGATCGTGGATGGCCTGTCGACCCTGGTCCAGGGCGACGATCTTGTGAAGGTGGTCGCCTGGTACGATAATGAGTGGGGATATTCCAGCCGGCTGGCAGATCTGGTGACGTACATCGCCACGCGGGGTTTGTGA
- a CDS encoding helix-turn-helix transcriptional regulator yields MNHRLFRRWAGVPVHEYIVRRRVLRAAGLLRASRLSVLDVAGAVGFESSSAFYSAFQRVLGVAPGEYRRGGFRDSGRHVHRV; encoded by the coding sequence CTGAATCACCGGCTGTTCCGGCGATGGGCCGGCGTCCCTGTGCACGAGTACATTGTGCGCCGGCGTGTGCTGCGAGCGGCCGGACTCTTGCGCGCCAGCCGCCTGTCCGTCCTGGACGTCGCCGGCGCGGTCGGGTTCGAGAGCAGTAGCGCGTTTTATTCCGCCTTCCAGCGCGTTCTCGGCGTGGCGCCCGGAGAGTACCGGAGGGGGGGTTTTCGTGACAGCGGCCGTCACGTACACCGCGTGTGA
- a CDS encoding phosphoglycerate kinase yields the protein MPLKTVRDVDVTGRRVLVRVDFNVPLSPDGEITDDTRIRAALPTIRYLVDQGARVVLCSHLGRPKGKVDPRYSLKPCAVRLGQLIGREVRIAEDVTGPSARALGARLRNGDVMLLENLRFDPREEANDPGFARELADLADLYVNDAFGTAHRAHASTAGVAAYLPAVAGFLLQKEVDVMGKALANPDRPFLAILGGAKVSDKIGVIENLLGKVDRLLIGGGMANTFLRALGHGTGKSLVEEDKVDQARKLLEKAKERGVDLWLPEDLVVATALDPNAEHRIVKKEEIPDGWMAVDIGPDTARRFAGAIRQSMTVVWNGPMGVFEVEPFSRGTFAVAEAVAGSPGLTIVGGGDSVAAVHAAGVADRITHISTGGGATLEFLEGRELPGVAVLETKPDVTPPAG from the coding sequence GTGCCGCTCAAGACCGTGCGCGACGTGGACGTGACGGGGCGGCGTGTCCTCGTCCGCGTCGACTTCAACGTGCCCCTCTCGCCCGACGGCGAGATCACCGACGACACCCGTATCCGGGCCGCCCTGCCGACCATCCGCTACCTCGTGGACCAGGGCGCCCGGGTGGTGCTCTGCAGCCACCTCGGGCGCCCGAAGGGCAAGGTGGACCCGCGCTACAGCCTGAAGCCCTGCGCGGTGCGGCTGGGGCAGCTCATTGGGCGAGAGGTGCGGATCGCCGAGGACGTGACCGGGCCCTCGGCCCGCGCCCTGGGCGCCCGGCTCCGGAACGGGGACGTCATGCTCCTGGAGAACCTGCGCTTCGATCCCCGGGAGGAGGCGAACGACCCCGGCTTTGCCCGGGAACTCGCCGACCTGGCCGACCTCTACGTGAACGACGCGTTCGGGACGGCTCACCGGGCGCACGCGTCGACCGCGGGCGTGGCGGCGTACCTCCCCGCCGTGGCGGGCTTCCTCCTGCAGAAGGAAGTCGACGTCATGGGCAAGGCCCTCGCCAACCCCGACCGGCCGTTCCTCGCCATCCTCGGCGGGGCCAAGGTGTCCGACAAGATCGGGGTGATCGAGAACCTCCTCGGCAAGGTCGACCGGCTGCTGATCGGCGGCGGGATGGCCAACACGTTCCTGCGGGCGCTCGGCCACGGCACGGGGAAGTCGCTCGTGGAGGAGGACAAGGTCGACCAGGCCCGCAAGCTCCTCGAAAAGGCGAAGGAGCGGGGCGTCGACCTGTGGCTGCCGGAGGACCTGGTGGTGGCGACGGCCCTGGACCCGAACGCCGAACACCGCATCGTGAAGAAGGAAGAGATCCCCGATGGCTGGATGGCGGTGGACATCGGGCCGGACACGGCGCGCCGCTTCGCCGGCGCGATCCGGCAGTCGATGACCGTCGTCTGGAACGGGCCCATGGGCGTGTTCGAGGTCGAGCCGTTCAGCCGCGGCACCTTCGCCGTAGCCGAAGCCGTGGCCGGCTCGCCGGGGCTCACCATCGTCGGCGGCGGCGACTCGGTGGCCGCCGTGCACGCGGCCGGGGTGGCCGACCGCATCACCCACATCTCGACGGGCGGCGGCGCCACCCTGGAGTTCCTGGAGGGGCGCGAGCTGCCCGGCGTGGCGGTCCTGGAGACCAAGCCCGACGTGACCCCGCCCGCCGGGTAG
- a CDS encoding phosphate ABC transporter ATP-binding protein, giving the protein MERRPGPVRRGEEPPAAPGRPPGIRVVGLSVWYGTARALRGISLEVAPGEILALVGPSGCGKSTLLRCLNRLHDLNPAVRVAGRVLLDGEDIYARGVDPAAVRRRVGMVMQRPVPLPGSIADNVTFGPRLWGIRDPERLQAIAERALRRAGLWDEVRRRLGRPASDLSGGQQQRLCLARALALEPEVLLLDEPTSALDPSSAGLLERLLAGLRGRHTLVLVTHDLDQARRLADRVALLIGGELVECADTVRFFERPADPRTVRFLAAAGRLREESD; this is encoded by the coding sequence GTGGAGCGGCGCCCGGGGCCGGTGAGGCGGGGGGAGGAGCCGCCCGCCGCGCCGGGCCGGCCCCCGGGGATCCGGGTGGTGGGGCTCAGCGTGTGGTACGGGACCGCCCGGGCGCTGCGCGGCATCTCCCTCGAGGTCGCTCCCGGGGAGATCCTGGCCCTGGTGGGGCCGTCGGGCTGCGGCAAGTCCACCCTCCTCCGCTGCCTGAACCGCCTGCACGACCTGAACCCGGCAGTCCGGGTGGCGGGCCGGGTGCTCCTGGACGGGGAGGACATCTACGCCCGCGGCGTGGACCCGGCAGCCGTGCGCCGGCGCGTCGGCATGGTCATGCAGCGGCCGGTGCCCCTGCCCGGCAGCATCGCCGACAATGTCACGTTCGGGCCGCGGCTGTGGGGAATCCGGGACCCGGAGCGCCTGCAGGCGATCGCCGAGCGGGCCCTGCGCCGCGCCGGGCTCTGGGACGAGGTCCGCCGCCGCCTCGGCCGTCCGGCCTCCGACCTGTCCGGCGGCCAGCAGCAGCGGCTGTGCCTGGCCCGTGCGCTGGCGCTCGAGCCCGAGGTACTCCTCCTGGACGAGCCCACCTCCGCCCTCGACCCGTCCTCCGCCGGGCTTCTGGAGCGCCTTCTCGCCGGGCTCCGGGGCCGGCACACCCTGGTGCTCGTCACCCACGACCTGGATCAGGCCCGCCGGCTGGCGGACCGCGTCGCGCTCCTGATCGGGGGCGAACTGGTCGAGTGTGCCGACACGGTGCGCTTCTTCGAACGCCCGGCCGACCCGCGCACCGTGCGGTTTCTTGCGGCGGCCGGGCGGCTGCGCGAGGAAAGCGACTAG
- a CDS encoding LysR family transcriptional regulator translates to MDVQELEAFWWIAQTGSFNRAAERLYLTQPSVTARIQSLEKELGQVLFERRPRGVRLTDAGRALLPHAERVLQAIRKARQAVSDLVSATGGTLAVGSALTTSTYILPEILARYKAAYPGVEIMVRTGRSQQIQQLVLDDTVQLGLVHAPVAPNPELLTVPLYAETIVTVAHPDHPLAGRGEITLEELAGEPFLTPDRSSGYWSVVEQFWASAGLVPHVTMELDSIEAAKRMVMHDLGITMLPRSCVEREIKLGQLAVLRVRDAEKLTRETVLIHRRGKVWSGLVRSFLGVLKDMYGVDIDLGAPAA, encoded by the coding sequence ATGGACGTTCAGGAACTCGAGGCGTTCTGGTGGATCGCACAGACCGGCAGCTTCAACCGCGCCGCGGAGCGCCTCTACCTAACCCAGCCCTCGGTGACCGCCCGCATCCAGTCACTGGAAAAGGAGCTGGGACAGGTTCTCTTCGAGCGCAGGCCCCGCGGCGTCCGGCTGACCGACGCCGGCCGGGCGCTCCTGCCGCACGCCGAGCGGGTGCTGCAGGCCATCCGCAAAGCCCGGCAGGCCGTCTCCGACCTGGTCTCCGCCACCGGCGGAACCCTGGCGGTCGGATCGGCGCTGACCACCTCGACCTACATCCTCCCGGAGATCCTCGCCCGGTACAAGGCGGCCTACCCGGGAGTCGAGATCATGGTCCGGACCGGACGGTCCCAGCAGATCCAGCAGCTCGTCCTCGACGACACCGTCCAGCTCGGCCTGGTTCACGCGCCCGTGGCCCCGAATCCCGAACTGCTGACGGTCCCGCTTTACGCGGAGACGATCGTGACCGTGGCGCACCCCGACCATCCGCTGGCCGGACGCGGCGAGATCACGCTCGAGGAGCTGGCCGGCGAGCCCTTCCTCACGCCGGACCGCTCCTCAGGGTACTGGAGCGTGGTCGAGCAGTTCTGGGCCAGCGCCGGCCTCGTCCCGCACGTCACCATGGAGCTCGACTCCATCGAGGCGGCGAAGCGGATGGTCATGCACGACCTCGGGATCACCATGCTGCCGCGCTCGTGCGTCGAGCGGGAGATCAAGCTCGGCCAGCTGGCGGTCCTGCGGGTGCGCGACGCGGAGAAGCTCACCCGCGAGACGGTGCTCATCCACCGGCGCGGGAAGGTCTGGTCGGGACTCGTCCGTTCCTTCCTCGGCGTGCTGAAGGACATGTACGGGGTGGACATCGACCTGGGCGCCCCGGCCGCCTGA
- the rpoN gene encoding RNA polymerase factor sigma-54 — translation MRLGYELALQQQQKLLMTPELRQALAILQLPVAELEQYVQQQLLENPVLEVREDGDDPVPGPGSPDLVRQWLDYLGQEPEVALPEGTEDEGDGPAGFAAPAPTLYEHLHDQLRLLDLPAPERAAARFLIDSLDENGYLTLDLEEAAAACGQPLPVVLRALRTVQGLDPVGVGARSLEECLLLQWEVVGDGNPLVPLLIRAHLNDLAAGRIGRIAEALGVTPGAVQRAADALRALDPKPGRRFGRPGDTRYIYPDVVVERVGPDFVVLVNEAPSARLVLSPSYRRLLAAGAGVDPETRSFLERKLHSALWLLRSIEQRRMTLLRVTEAIVRLQRPFFERGPRHLQPLTLRQVAAELGVHESTVSRATAGKYVQTPHGLFELKFFFASGVESHDGGISAESVKRLIADLVAAENPLRPMSDQEIARALARQGVRISRRTVAKYREEAGIPSSARRRRYES, via the coding sequence ATGCGGCTCGGGTACGAGCTTGCACTTCAGCAGCAGCAGAAGCTTCTGATGACTCCCGAGCTCCGCCAGGCCCTCGCGATCCTGCAGTTGCCGGTGGCCGAGCTCGAGCAGTACGTCCAGCAGCAGCTCCTCGAGAACCCCGTCCTGGAGGTGCGGGAGGACGGGGACGACCCGGTGCCGGGACCGGGAAGTCCGGACCTCGTACGGCAGTGGCTGGACTACCTGGGTCAGGAGCCCGAGGTCGCGCTGCCGGAGGGGACCGAGGACGAGGGGGACGGCCCTGCGGGGTTCGCCGCCCCCGCGCCGACGCTCTACGAGCACCTGCACGACCAGCTCCGGCTCCTCGACCTGCCCGCGCCGGAGCGCGCGGCGGCGCGCTTTCTCATCGACAGCCTGGACGAGAACGGCTACCTCACGCTGGACCTCGAGGAGGCGGCCGCTGCCTGCGGACAGCCGCTGCCGGTGGTTCTTCGGGCGCTGCGGACGGTGCAGGGTCTCGACCCGGTCGGGGTCGGTGCCCGGAGCCTCGAGGAGTGTCTTCTGCTGCAGTGGGAGGTCGTGGGCGACGGCAACCCGCTGGTGCCGCTCCTGATCCGCGCTCACCTGAACGACCTGGCGGCGGGCCGGATCGGCCGGATCGCCGAGGCCCTCGGTGTCACCCCCGGCGCCGTCCAGCGCGCCGCTGACGCCCTGCGCGCCCTCGACCCCAAGCCGGGGCGCCGCTTCGGCCGCCCGGGCGACACCCGCTACATCTATCCGGACGTCGTGGTGGAGCGGGTCGGCCCCGACTTCGTGGTCCTGGTCAACGAGGCGCCATCGGCCCGGCTGGTCCTGAGCCCGTCCTACCGGCGCCTGCTGGCCGCCGGGGCGGGCGTCGACCCCGAGACGCGGAGCTTCCTCGAACGCAAGCTTCACAGCGCGCTCTGGCTGCTACGGAGCATCGAACAGCGCCGGATGACCCTCCTGCGGGTCACGGAGGCGATCGTACGGCTCCAGCGCCCCTTCTTCGAGCGTGGGCCCCGGCACCTCCAGCCCCTCACGCTGCGGCAGGTCGCCGCAGAACTCGGGGTGCACGAGTCGACGGTCTCCCGGGCCACCGCCGGCAAGTACGTGCAGACCCCGCACGGCCTGTTCGAGCTGAAGTTCTTCTTCGCCAGCGGCGTCGAGAGCCACGACGGAGGGATCTCGGCCGAGAGCGTGAAGCGGCTCATCGCCGACCTCGTGGCGGCGGAGAACCCCCTGCGGCCGATGAGCGACCAGGAGATCGCCCGGGCCCTGGCGCGCCAGGGCGTCCGCATCTCCCGGCGGACGGTGGCCAAGTACCGGGAGGAGGCAGGGATCCCCTCCTCGGCCCGGCGGCGCCGTTATGAGTCGTGA
- the glnA gene encoding type I glutamate--ammonia ligase, giving the protein MTPEVLTPGTWTAEKVLEFIRERGIAYVDFRLVDLPGQWQHVTVPAAEVDLDTFRRGVPFDGSSVRGFRGIEESDMVMMPDPAAAFVDPFTAAPTLAIACDVYLPGARDRYERDPRFIAQKAEAYLRETGIADQSWWGPELEFFVFDEVRFGLGPNEAFHLVDSAEAAWNTGRPGGNGYQVRHKQGYFPVAPTDTMTDLRTEMCDELQRAGIRVERHHHEVATAGQAEINFAAGSLVQTADNVMAYKYIVRNVARRHGKTATFMPKPLYGDNGSGMHVHQSLSQNGTNLFWDENGYGHLSQLALHYIGGILYHAPALTAFTNPTTNSYRRLVPGYEAPVNLVFSKGNRSAAVRIPISIASPRSARIEFRTPDATANPYLAFAAMLMAGLDGIMNGIDPVALGYGPIDKNIYKLDGEERARIRSVPASLEESLRHLEEDHEFLLRGGVFTEEFLETWVDLKREEADAVRLRPHPAEFALFFDA; this is encoded by the coding sequence TTGACGCCCGAGGTGTTGACGCCTGGCACCTGGACTGCGGAGAAGGTCCTCGAGTTCATCCGGGAGCGCGGCATCGCCTACGTGGACTTCCGCCTCGTCGACCTGCCCGGCCAGTGGCAGCACGTGACCGTGCCGGCTGCCGAGGTCGACCTCGACACCTTCCGCCGCGGCGTCCCCTTCGACGGCTCGAGCGTGCGCGGGTTCCGGGGCATCGAGGAGTCGGACATGGTGATGATGCCCGACCCCGCCGCTGCGTTCGTGGACCCGTTCACGGCTGCCCCGACGCTGGCGATCGCCTGCGACGTGTACCTGCCGGGCGCCCGGGATCGCTACGAGCGCGATCCCCGCTTCATCGCCCAGAAGGCGGAGGCGTACCTGCGGGAGACCGGCATCGCCGACCAGTCCTGGTGGGGCCCGGAGCTCGAGTTCTTCGTGTTCGACGAGGTGCGGTTCGGGCTCGGCCCCAACGAGGCGTTCCACCTGGTCGACTCCGCCGAGGCGGCCTGGAACACCGGCCGGCCCGGGGGCAACGGGTACCAGGTCCGGCACAAGCAGGGCTACTTCCCCGTGGCGCCGACGGACACGATGACGGACCTGCGCACCGAGATGTGCGACGAACTGCAGCGGGCCGGGATCCGGGTCGAGCGCCACCACCACGAGGTGGCAACGGCCGGCCAGGCCGAGATCAACTTCGCCGCCGGATCGCTGGTGCAGACCGCCGACAACGTGATGGCGTACAAGTACATCGTCCGCAACGTGGCCCGCCGCCACGGCAAGACGGCCACCTTCATGCCCAAGCCGCTCTACGGCGACAACGGTTCCGGCATGCACGTGCACCAGTCGCTGTCGCAGAATGGCACGAACCTCTTCTGGGACGAGAACGGGTACGGCCACCTCAGCCAGCTCGCCCTGCACTACATCGGCGGCATCCTCTACCACGCCCCTGCCCTCACGGCCTTCACCAACCCCACCACGAACAGCTACCGCCGCCTGGTTCCGGGCTACGAGGCCCCCGTCAACCTCGTGTTCTCGAAGGGGAACCGGTCGGCCGCCGTGCGGATCCCGATCTCGATCGCCTCGCCCCGCTCCGCGCGCATCGAGTTCCGGACGCCCGACGCCACGGCGAACCCGTACCTGGCCTTCGCGGCGATGCTCATGGCCGGCCTGGACGGCATCATGAACGGGATCGACCCCGTCGCCCTGGGGTACGGCCCCATCGACAAGAACATCTACAAGCTGGACGGCGAGGAGCGGGCCCGCATCCGCAGCGTTCCCGCCAGCCTGGAGGAGTCCCTGCGGCACCTCGAGGAGGACCACGAGTTCCTCCTGCGGGGCGGCGTGTTCACCGAGGAGTTCCTCGAGACCTGGGTCGACCTCAAGCGAGAAGAGGCCGACGCCGTCCGGCTCCGCCCGCACCCGGCCGAGTTCGCCCTGTTCTTCGACGCCTGA
- a CDS encoding S-layer homology domain-containing protein: MRLPRLLTPVLALTVALGSMATPALAAPKGKAVGYWKHEGRFYMQQFFDLGGYDWALPGIARMAAFGLMKGVGQGQFQPNRPTTRQEAVVVAVRLMGREDEAKDAGRVTARDLAGYFTDANRIADWALPYVLEAVKQEIVPVAEDGLLRPHEPASRLWVSVLLVRALGLEDEAEQAADARLTFRDAAAIPDRYVGYVAVAVRRGLVLGYPDDTFRPNQPVTRAEMALLLTRTDDQLGDLVPARQNTIRGTLKAVDAGDGVITVEARSGELTLEVASNAAIFVDGKPAELGDLEAGLDVVIALNQDAAVLYLAARSGVTNRDEDTLEGTVTDLEPATKTRLASITVEDARGRDHTVPVAPDAEIVDADREEIDFADLREGDEVRVTVRSGVAVKIEVTERADEATGVFKGVIQNVDEATSTSPARIEVRLLDAGGDLTSRIETWPVAPDATIRDRNGDDIKFDDLAEGDTVRLEVRNGIVLAIEVLDDRDAADGDGEERADTREVRGVLVSIATAQGSGLSSVTVALIAGGRVTNDTETFLVAPGAGIRDEDGRRIRLSDLDLESTVELEVRQGVAVEIRVQ, encoded by the coding sequence GTGCGACTCCCGAGGCTCCTGACCCCCGTGCTGGCCCTCACGGTGGCGCTGGGCTCCATGGCCACCCCGGCCCTGGCCGCCCCCAAGGGCAAGGCGGTGGGGTACTGGAAACATGAGGGCCGCTTCTACATGCAGCAGTTCTTCGATCTTGGCGGCTACGACTGGGCCCTGCCGGGCATCGCCCGGATGGCAGCGTTCGGGCTGATGAAGGGCGTCGGGCAGGGGCAGTTCCAGCCGAACCGGCCCACCACCCGCCAGGAGGCCGTCGTGGTGGCCGTCCGCCTGATGGGCCGCGAGGACGAGGCGAAGGACGCAGGCCGGGTGACCGCCCGCGACCTGGCCGGGTACTTCACCGACGCGAACCGTATCGCCGACTGGGCGCTCCCCTACGTGCTGGAGGCGGTGAAGCAGGAGATCGTGCCGGTGGCGGAGGACGGCCTGCTGCGGCCCCACGAACCCGCCTCCCGCCTCTGGGTCAGCGTGCTCCTGGTGCGGGCCCTCGGCCTGGAGGACGAGGCGGAGCAGGCCGCGGACGCCCGCCTCACCTTCCGCGACGCGGCGGCGATCCCCGACCGGTACGTGGGCTATGTCGCGGTGGCGGTCCGCCGGGGGCTCGTCCTCGGTTACCCGGACGACACCTTCCGGCCCAACCAGCCGGTCACCCGGGCGGAGATGGCCCTGCTCCTCACCCGGACCGACGACCAGCTCGGCGACCTCGTCCCGGCGCGCCAGAACACGATCCGGGGGACCCTCAAGGCGGTGGACGCCGGTGACGGGGTCATCACCGTCGAGGCCCGAAGCGGCGAGCTGACGCTCGAGGTGGCGAGCAACGCGGCCATCTTCGTGGATGGGAAGCCCGCCGAGCTCGGCGACCTGGAGGCCGGGCTGGACGTCGTGATCGCCCTGAACCAGGACGCGGCGGTCCTCTACCTGGCCGCCCGCTCGGGCGTGACGAACCGGGACGAGGACACCCTGGAGGGGACAGTCACGGACCTGGAGCCGGCGACGAAGACCCGCCTGGCGTCGATCACGGTCGAGGACGCGCGCGGCCGTGACCACACCGTCCCGGTCGCCCCCGATGCGGAGATCGTGGACGCGGACCGCGAGGAGATCGACTTCGCCGACCTGCGGGAGGGCGACGAGGTCCGCGTCACGGTCCGGAGCGGCGTGGCGGTGAAGATCGAGGTCACGGAGCGGGCGGACGAAGCGACCGGGGTCTTCAAGGGCGTCATCCAGAACGTCGACGAGGCCACCTCCACCTCACCCGCCCGGATCGAGGTCAGGCTCCTGGACGCCGGTGGCGACCTGACCTCCCGGATCGAGACCTGGCCCGTCGCGCCGGACGCGACCATCCGGGACAGGAACGGGGACGACATCAAGTTCGACGACCTGGCGGAGGGCGACACGGTCCGCCTCGAGGTGCGCAACGGGATCGTGCTGGCGATCGAGGTCCTGGACGATCGCGACGCTGCGGATGGAGACGGCGAGGAGCGCGCCGACACCCGGGAGGTCCGGGGCGTGCTGGTCTCCATCGCCACGGCACAGGGTAGCGGCCTCTCGTCCGTGACGGTGGCCCTCATCGCCGGCGGCCGCGTGACGAACGACACCGAGACCTTCCTCGTGGCCCCCGGCGCCGGGATCCGGGACGAGGACGGCCGGCGGATCCGGCTCTCCGACCTGGACCTGGAGTCCACCGTCGAGCTCGAGGTGCGGCAGGGCGTCGCCGTCGAGATCCGGGTCCAGTAG
- a CDS encoding MerR family transcriptional regulator, producing MERELSTAPVYSMGVAERLTGLTSRQIRYWEQQGLIRPARTKGRQRLYSEADIALLKEIKRLLADGMTLQRAKHYLAAREARRRARDPAEAAERVGLAPRVTSLYPLTHRAELLRLIDRDRD from the coding sequence GTGGAACGTGAGCTCAGCACGGCGCCGGTGTACTCGATGGGGGTGGCGGAACGCCTCACCGGTCTCACGAGCCGCCAGATCCGGTACTGGGAGCAGCAGGGGCTCATCCGGCCGGCCCGGACTAAGGGGCGCCAGCGGCTCTACTCCGAGGCGGACATCGCCCTGCTGAAGGAGATCAAGCGCCTCCTGGCCGACGGCATGACGCTACAGCGGGCCAAGCACTACCTGGCCGCCCGGGAGGCCCGCCGGCGGGCCCGTGATCCGGCCGAGGCGGCCGAGCGCGTGGGGCTCGCCCCACGCGTGACCAGCCTGTACCCGCTCACCCACCGCGCCGAACTCTTGCGGCTCATCGACAGGGACCGCGACTGA
- a CDS encoding methylated-DNA--[protein]-cysteine S-methyltransferase — MTAAVTYTACETSLGTVRAAWTERGLACLGLEDEPEEAFLARVRARTGRDALRDDGRRGELHSLVERWLAGQEVAVDLDLSGLTPFEREVLEYTRRIPRGQVETYGAIARALGRPRAARAVGAALGRNPLPLLIPCHRVVSSAGRLQGFAYGGPARKAQLLRMEGARPRLPGVAGRPPQRGVQ, encoded by the coding sequence GTGACAGCGGCCGTCACGTACACCGCGTGTGAGACGTCGCTCGGCACCGTCCGGGCGGCCTGGACCGAGCGCGGGCTCGCCTGCCTGGGACTGGAGGACGAGCCCGAGGAGGCGTTCCTCGCCCGGGTGCGGGCGCGCACCGGCCGGGATGCCTTGCGGGACGACGGCCGCCGGGGAGAGCTGCACTCCCTGGTGGAGCGCTGGCTGGCGGGGCAGGAGGTGGCGGTGGACCTGGACCTGAGCGGGCTCACCCCCTTCGAGCGGGAGGTGCTCGAGTACACCCGCCGCATCCCCCGGGGACAGGTCGAGACCTACGGGGCGATCGCCCGGGCCCTGGGGCGGCCCCGGGCGGCTCGGGCCGTGGGGGCGGCGCTCGGTCGCAACCCCCTCCCGCTCCTCATCCCCTGCCACCGGGTTGTCTCGTCGGCCGGGCGCCTGCAGGGCTTCGCGTACGGCGGGCCCGCCCGCAAGGCGCAGCTCCTGCGGATGGAGGGGGCCCGTCCCCGCCTTCCGGGCGTGGCTGGTAGACCGCCGCAGCGTGGCGTACAATAG
- the tpiA gene encoding triose-phosphate isomerase, with protein sequence MRTPLIAANWKMHKTVAEARSFVEAFLPAVRGLEGADIALCPPFTALAAVGPLLAGSAVALGAQDLYHEDRGAFTGEIAPGMLTELGVRYVIVGHSERRTLFGETDELVRAKVAAAFRHGLTPILCVGEQLAEREAGRTEAVVTRQVEAALTGLEAAQVERLVIAYEPVWAIGTGRAATAADAGAVCRLIRDRIRAAFGDRAARGLRIQYGGSVKADNIADFARDPDIDGALVGGASLDPQGFAALVRAAAEAARGRRA encoded by the coding sequence ATGCGCACGCCCCTCATCGCCGCCAACTGGAAGATGCACAAGACCGTGGCCGAGGCCCGGTCGTTCGTCGAGGCGTTCCTTCCGGCCGTCCGGGGCCTGGAGGGGGCCGACATCGCCCTCTGCCCGCCCTTCACTGCCCTGGCGGCCGTTGGTCCTCTCCTCGCGGGCAGCGCGGTGGCCCTCGGGGCGCAGGACCTGTACCACGAGGACAGGGGCGCCTTCACCGGCGAGATCGCCCCGGGGATGCTGACCGAGCTCGGCGTCCGCTACGTCATCGTCGGCCACTCCGAGCGGCGGACGCTCTTCGGCGAGACCGACGAGCTCGTCCGGGCGAAGGTCGCCGCCGCCTTCCGCCACGGCCTCACCCCGATCCTGTGCGTGGGCGAGCAGCTGGCCGAGCGGGAGGCCGGCCGGACCGAGGCGGTCGTCACCCGGCAGGTGGAGGCCGCCCTCACCGGACTGGAGGCGGCACAGGTCGAGCGGCTGGTGATCGCCTACGAGCCGGTCTGGGCGATCGGCACAGGGCGCGCGGCCACCGCGGCCGACGCCGGCGCGGTGTGCCGGCTCATCCGCGACCGCATCCGCGCGGCCTTCGGCGACCGGGCCGCCAGGGGCCTCCGCATCCAGTACGGCGGCAGCGTCAAGGCGGACAACATCGCCGACTTCGCCCGCGACCCGGACATCGACGGGGCACTGGTCGGGGGCGCCTCCCTCGACCCGCAGGGCTTCGCCGCCCTGGTCCGCGCGGCCGCCGAGGCGGCCCGGGGGCGACGGGCCTGA